The region ATCTTTCAATGTAGTAATTCCAGTCTAACACATCTCTTATGTCTGCATTTTGAATCGATGGGTCCTTAAGCCACTTTCGCAAATAATACCTTTTAACATTAGGATCAGATTGGAAAATGGCTAACGGAATGGCTCTGAAATCATGACAGTTAATGTTAAAAATGGAAATCCATCCCTCGTAATACCATAACAtagaaataatcagaaaatcGGGGATTATACCTTTCTGTAACAGGTGCACCCTCAGGTTTTCTTGATATGATAAATTTGCAGGCAAGACCTGCATCCTTGACCATCTGATCACCTAAGAATTCAGCTAATCGTTTAGCTGTCGAAATTGAAGTTGATTTCTGTGCACCGTATTCCTCTAGTTTACGCGACATAGATCTATTTTCCGAAATTAGATCAAACAACTCTGTATCAGGCATATTCGCACCCTGGACAATATTAAAAGTGTCAacattttcacgaaaaatttatactcaCCTTTCATCTTATAACCAGAATAAGGAATGAAGTAGTGTTACATTGTGTGATTAACGTACCTTGGTATAAAGAACTTCGAGCCAGTGATCAGCAATTTTAGCCACCGAAGCGTAACATTTCTCCAAGGTGTCACCTTTTAGAAACGATTCAAATACAGAGgactgaaatattttgacCAACTGAAGCTCCCCTCGTCGTTTTACTTCAAAACCTTTCAATTCAGCCAGCGAACCGTCAAAGTTGAAAACAGCGTAACGTTTCTTGAgcttttttccttcctctttTGAAGCTGGCAAAACCATTGCTAAGTAAGGACCATCAACTTCgaagaatatcgaattttcactTCGGACCTCATACACCAAATTTTCTGAGTCAACCAAATCGTGATAAGCATGATTAGTAAATTCCTCCTGCAAAGTAAAGTTTCACGTGAATAGGAAGAATGCAGAGATCATAATAAATCCCTATTTATAATTGCCAAGGACCAcaagtggtaaaaaaaaagatcagaaTTAGTATCAGTATactttgtgaaattttacctTGACCATGAAATTGAGCACTGCATTCGGGTATGATATTGtgatttttgatttcttttgatcCGTTGTTGTGATGATTTCATTGTCAGGAAAAGAAGCAGGTAAAACGCACCAAATACCATCAGTGTCCAGTTCCAAGGGGCGTCCTACTTGTTCAATTATCTCTCTAGCTTTCTTAATAATATGAGCCCCAGTATAACATACAATGCCACCCATTTCCATACTATACCATCGAGATCTAAACAACAgaagatgataataataattcagtGCAATCGATACAATGCATTAATTTGATGCTTAAGTGATCCAAGACAATACACTTACCCTTTTCGCATAACATATCCATAGAAAGAATTCAATATACATTTATGAGCAAGCTGTAAAGAGTCGTACAAAATTTCCCGGTTTTTGGCAGACTTAATTTCACCAGCATCGCCCTTAGCTACAGCAGCGGAGACTTGTTGCTTTGAAACTTTCGTCAGAGCCTTATATTCGTATCGTCTGTCTCTGAATGCCCTGACTGTATCCACGTAGAAAGAATTCTCTTTCTGACATACTGTTTGTGTCCTTTCCTCCATCCTCGTTATCTTGGTTTTCTTGTAAGCTTTTCGGCAATATTCAGTCAGCCGTTTCTTCTCGTACATTGCCTGATCTTCTTTAGAAAGTTGATGAAAAGCTCTTTGAGGTCCACCGGGGAACAGCGGTGGAAATTTCTCTATTTCCAATTGTTGCTGTATTCTTTGAAACTCGCTCAGACTTGCTGGCGCTGAAAGAggtatattaataaaaattgaactttgaATTAGTAGGAAAGAGTAATTTCAGCTAAACAAAACCAATCAAAAGAAAACTAACTGTGTTCTCCTCTCCACATCCAAGTCATATTTCTTTGACAAACAGcattcaatttattgtaatcACAGGCAGCGCAAACAGTTTCATCAACCATCGCCGATGGCTGTAGACGATTGGTTAAAATTATGTTTGGATACATGGCTCCAACGTCCAAGTGATAGATCACCGGATTCTCCATTCTCAGAGGCTGATCCCTGAGTGCTCTCAATTTGACTTTAATCTTCTCGACAACTTCGTCAAAATTTGTAACTTTCTCTAGGGgtatcttttcttcttcttctataGTATGTTTCAGAGCTTTTTCCACGCCGTCAATCAGTTTGTTAAACGCTTCTGGGACCATTTTAAACCGACATGGAATGTCAGCTCTAAATACACCAGATTCAAGAGCTTCGACGTGACCTCCTACGTAGGTCTCTTGATCCAAGACGTGTCCGTCTGCTGTTAGTTTATTCAACTGTGTTTCTTGCTTATTTGGAAATATAATATTGGCATGAAATGCTTCAACCATAAGGAGCGATTCGCAAAGTGTCCCAGATCCTTTCCTCAGGACCTTCAACATGTACAATACCCGATTTCaagttttctttcaatgtGCAATAGTGGTATACAAACGAAAACGATACCCTTACATTgtgatataattaataaaaaattaataatcaatcGAAGAAACAAATACTGTATCGTTATAGAAGGATAATTAATCATTGAACTAAGAATGCTGCAAACCTCATCTGGTTCCATTGGGATAATAGTACAcaatgcaaaaataaaaggatGCACGTATTTCAAATAAAGGTAGTAAGTGGCGACAGCATCTGACACTGAATAATTGGCGAGAACGTGTGGCTGCTCACACGCCATTCTACACATTTCTTCAGGGTCCAACTCAACCGGATCATATCTCAACTTTGCTTTAGCTACAGCTTTCAAGTTTTGTGATCCCACAGGAAGGTACGAATCTCTCTTTACCCAACTGTAACAGATGGGAAgttcataaatttatttttcaagaagAATATTCTTCTATTTAAGATGCATAACACAATATACattatttgtataattaattaacattAAATTCTATTTACATACCATAAACAATCCATATGCATAGCTGGGCGACAAGTATAAACTCCATCTCTATTTTTAGagaaaccaattttttttttcatgtctaTATTATGTATGGCTGCTCTGGTTTCAACAAAAGGCCAATCGAAGAAGTCTCCGTTATATGTGACAAAAATATGGGGTTTGACATCGTTGAtgtgagcaaaaaactttctGATAACAGCCTCTTCGTTTGGCTCGTTataaatggtaaaaaatcctTCAAATTCTGGTTTTGGAGTATACTCAAAGCTCTCTATATCTTTCGATATGATTTCTCTGTTCGTAATCAAGTATCCCTGAAAATAAACTGGTATCAAAACGGAAATGCTATTTAAACTTCACGTCTAAGAACCTTCTGCCTTACCTGACCATCAATCATGTACGAAATCATCATTATTTGATCTGTATTGACATCGGGAAACTTTAAAGGTAATTTAGTTGTCTCAATATCGTATGCCAAGACTATAGGGTCTGGTCTTTCGATAATATCATCCCTGCATATGATGATAGGTGGTTCAGTATGGCGTGATTTTACTGTATACCATTTTCCAACAAACACTTTAACATCTATGGATACCCTTACGTGAAAAGGTACATCGTACTCACTAAAAATTGAAGGCAACATTCGTTGATCAGAACTAGTGTCCACGAAACTACAACGAGTATACTTTTTGTTGGCTGCGCTACTCACCGAATATCAAGAATGTTATCCATATGGTCGGTTAAATTCTTTACAGGGTTGTGGTCACGTACATTCAATGAACTAGCCAACATTTCTGTGTAATATGTGTGGCTCTTCTCACGttccttattctttttaacaGCAGACATTATTTCACGCCGTACTTTGACAAGGTCAGTCATGTTAGTAAAAGTTAGTTTCAAGTACTTCTGTTTCAGCCCAATTAGGTGATTCGGCTGTCAAGAAAAAATGGTTCAGTGCTGATGATCTGAATGTACTTTTCTTGTATATCTGCACACATTTTTGAAACCGAAGCGACGACTTTATAAATAGCATTGATAAATTACCAGATCCAAGTCTTCTTTTGTCAATGGGTAAACTTTAGCCAAAAATCCAGGGtactttttttgcaaaaaagttGCCACTTCTTGCAAAGTATCCTTTTTGCATAGCACGTAAAAATAAGGATTATACGGCAGGGATATTTTAAATCTTGTCCCATCCTCTTCCATAAAGTAATAGTCGACTGCACTTACTAAACGCTTATCATCCTCTATCACCTCGGTCTATAAACGAATGGAAAAGAaatgattgaatttcattgaagTTATGCATTCTAAACAAGCTATTATGACAAACTGAAACAAGCATATTACCATCAGGAAGCAAAtaggtataattttcattcgaaacaTAAAATAGGACTGAACTTACAGAATGCATGTTCAGCAGAAAACCTGTGCGCTCCTTACTATCGTTGACTCTGACAAAGCCATATAATTCATCGATTCTATCATTTTCTATCGACTGTCGTAAACGGCCCTCTGCTGAATCCTCTCTGCGAATCAATAATAAGCAAAGTATAAGAAAGTAAGTAAGAGCTAGATTGTAGAAGAAAAACCAGGCATTAGATTTCTCGAACGACGCATATATTTCTACTGCAGATAAGTGATCATTTTAATCATAAAACGAACAATCCATAAAAAATCAGCAGCTCTGATGATATTTATTgataaaggaaaaaagaaaccacggtaaaaattacttttagtATGAATAATGAACTTTACCTCGGTACGTTTGGTTCTTGACCGAACTGTTGGTTGGTGTTGAAAGGCGCTTTGGGTGTGCGaaacttgtttttattttgaataaacattGTGTGTTTTGCCTTTGATTGATGAAGTtcgttttaaataaataaataaaattcgtaCATGTCCGTGCGTTTGACACTAAACTTATAACCTCGAGGTTCAACACTGAATTCTACATTTTTGGCGCGAACTGGTTTCTAAGTTTCAAAGGATCAGGCAGGGGGCAAACCCATCGAGATTATTATTTTAGGTGCGTTCCAAAAACATATGCAATCTACGAGCAGTCCGTATCTTTGTTGCTCCATCGCGTTCGCCATTCTTCATTTCTCTTTTGTATCACTGGCCGGTATTTCAGAACGCTGCCTTTGTCAAACATTAAAATCCACGTGGGTAGAAGATCAGAGTCTGGAAAAGACAACAAGCCAACCTGAAAATGCAGAAGGGTGATTCTTCTCGTATAATCTTAGAGGAATACGCCATTTCCAACGTAAGTACCATTTGTAATAAACAATGTATCGCAACTCAATGTATTGCATCAATTAATGAAAACCGATTCATTTTAACTCAGGCTGTGGAACATTCCATTGTTCAAAAAGGAGAACCATGGAGCATCGAGAAATTTGCAGAGGTGGG is a window of Neodiprion pinetum isolate iyNeoPine1 chromosome 4, iyNeoPine1.2, whole genome shotgun sequence DNA encoding:
- the DNApol-epsilon255 gene encoding DNA polymerase epsilon catalytic subunit 1 isoform X1 → MFIQNKNKFRTPKAPFNTNQQFGQEPNVPREDSAEGRLRQSIENDRIDELYGFVRVNDSKERTGFLLNMHSTEVIEDDKRLVSAVDYYFMEEDGTRFKISLPYNPYFYVLCKKDTLQEVATFLQKKYPGFLAKVYPLTKEDLDLPNHLIGLKQKYLKLTFTNMTDLVKVRREIMSAVKKNKEREKSHTYYTEMLASSLNVRDHNPVKNLTDHMDNILDIREYDVPFHVRVSIDVKVFVGKWYTVKSRHTEPPIIICRDDIIERPDPIVLAYDIETTKLPLKFPDVNTDQIMMISYMIDGQGYLITNREIISKDIESFEYTPKPEFEGFFTIYNEPNEEAVIRKFFAHINDVKPHIFVTYNGDFFDWPFVETRAAIHNIDMKKKIGFSKNRDGVYTCRPAMHMDCLCWVKRDSYLPVGSQNLKAVAKAKLRYDPVELDPEEMCRMACEQPHVLANYSVSDAVATYYLYLKYVHPFIFALCTIIPMEPDEVLRKGSGTLCESLLMVEAFHANIIFPNKQETQLNKLTADGHVLDQETYVGGHVEALESGVFRADIPCRFKMVPEAFNKLIDGVEKALKHTIEEEEKIPLEKVTNFDEVVEKIKVKLRALRDQPLRMENPVIYHLDVGAMYPNIILTNRLQPSAMVDETVCAACDYNKLNAVCQRNMTWMWRGEHTPASLSEFQRIQQQLEIEKFPPLFPGGPQRAFHQLSKEDQAMYEKKRLTEYCRKAYKKTKITRMEERTQTVCQKENSFYVDTVRAFRDRRYEYKALTKVSKQQVSAAVAKGDAGEIKSAKNREILYDSLQLAHKCILNSFYGYVMRKGSRWYSMEMGGIVCYTGAHIIKKAREIIEQVGRPLELDTDGIWCVLPASFPDNEIITTTDQKKSKITISYPNAVLNFMVKEEFTNHAYHDLVDSENLVYEVRSENSIFFEVDGPYLAMVLPASKEEGKKLKKRYAVFNFDGSLAELKGFEVKRRGELQLVKIFQSSVFESFLKGDTLEKCYASVAKIADHWLEVLYTKGANMPDTELFDLISENRSMSRKLEEYGAQKSTSISTAKRLAEFLGDQMVKDAGLACKFIISRKPEGAPVTERAIPLAIFQSDPNVKRYYLRKWLKDPSIQNADIRDVLDWNYYIERLGSTIQKIITIPAAMQGVANPVPRVKHPDWLHKKMLEKDDVLKQRRINEMFVIQPKKVATPDSDDESDSHDENEIRDIEDIAGGSDVFKKPVAMVNKRKRAALQDEHENNLNKSWKEVLGLPPPLGNTIEEKQAWIQYQKKKWAYQANQRNDRRKSKRSKVTEEISPPASYAGVVRNANTSTMGGFLRRAQRALFDTPWQIIEIAETTEPGLFRLWALVGQELQQLRLIVPRIFYVNSRKVRPDPTVEDLWRKCSRILPRSRIVYNLYQYSVPESNYKKHGPELMADLSCPNIEGIYETQMPLQFRAILQLGCICVVDRSAAADIKTGTDTFHLNQLQFKSIATQPYLERKQVLKHIFLYHHWSAVGQKAMWGLFLAPTKRAYIFVLDSVRTNQMPNMNTLYVSERNNLLNSDIQNYVKSLPDEIQFNVRVETDLKQVQRLVQSALQAYKNEKKGPTLLAIQSPIDISVLSRQMPVLTEFPMVNTHIQDMENLYSTLDWQRVGAKAMIRHYLKSDQILDLMIQQCRYFHAPIGNLPADPTIFGADLFYARHLQKHNFVLWCSPTERPDLGGSENDDNRLLTDFEESSSCAANNAGTYSSTCVELDVESLAVNTLLQCHRVNDIEGTSTFVAFDNMPQASLQEIVSGGAGITAIPSYDETALCSAAFKVLKTMVNSWLRDISEYRNVFADYQVIHFYRWLRSPSALLYDPALRRTLHNLMKKLFIQLVAEFRRLGSIIIFANFNKIILCSKKRLISDALGYVEFVVKSIKNKELFHSIEITYQQCWEYLIWLDLPNHAGVKGKIPDELRGNQYVPDTEPDEEDDDDGPEIIMNWNLIEYLPEEAACQASFNAIVAGYISAVYQHMSESESSDATPRRRKRKNSSLSQTLTAPLGLGALESTAEFAKKIISSEMSHKLFQIVQKIHKKLPEKILTREENPYLDFGDAESKKINPALELVKSICKVLSLDKEVEAEVHILKRNLLRLIGVGNFGDSAEWSDPCVSFTLPEVICKACYHTRDIDLCKDNDRAFENNRHVWKCPLCETSYDNAEIEFSLIDTLNRKCMGYILQDLQCVKCNQIKRENMNEYCTCAGQYRTLISKRELVRFAKTAKSIAIKFGMPILAETVQNTHLITS